One Neomonachus schauinslandi chromosome 9, ASM220157v2, whole genome shotgun sequence DNA segment encodes these proteins:
- the DNAAF2 gene encoding protein kintoun isoform X1 — MAKAAASSPLEDLDLSGEEVQRLTSAFQDPEFRRMFTEYAEELTDPENRRRYEAEITALERERGVDVRFVHPQPGHVLRTSLDGARRCFVNVCSNALVGAPSSRPGPRGAAAGSQWSLPYSLAPGREYAGGRGTRYTVYDVVFHPDALALARRHQRFRQMLDATALEAVEKQFGVKLDRRNAKTLKIKYKGTQEAAVLRTPLPGGVPARPEEEPESPLPDFPYPYRCPAAAGNSVVPRPQAPSPPEAVLQPAPTEPRYSVVQRHHVDLQDYRCSRDSAPSPVPRELVVTIELPLLRSAEQAALEVSGKRLCLDSRKPDYRLRLSLPYPVDDSRGKAQFNKARRQLVVTLPVALPPARQEPAVAPEESVCMSGTDGATCASARKGEMSPVGGCAGDGGPDPRPPGAADARITTPAAAAEELVSEPEEQDLDEQAVWTTGIEEEPPTVAGNSPGDGGGGSPGTSSGDLDRGSSAGRESARGDLGVETRVIGEGAGREPSDRAMGGPGTGSKEPLCPPLHCNQDEESLTLLIQVPRIQPQSLQGDVSPFRYKLGFSTQDLVYYSFFLQFAPENKLSTKEPVTSISSNNAVIELAKSPECYGHWREWYYGLNKDSLEERLFVNEENVDEVLEEVLSPPFNQTMSLTPPLIEVLQVTDSKMQIHAKLQECSNSEQLHEREEKGAEGSHLTEKENTEHPTTSTDSDSSTAVKVLETDSCGSVVCLQQGSLDVSHMLFGKSQQPESKMEPEFIKEKSPVYSNEEKDDLKERMITEEKELDGDDLSSLLNKTTVHNLPGLNNIKETNMQDGSVQFIKDHVTQCAFSFHNSLLYDLD, encoded by the exons ATGGCCAAGGCGGCAGCCTCTTCGCCGCTGGAGGACTTGGACCTGAGCGGAGAGGAGGTCCAGCGGCTCACCTCAGCCTTCCAGGACCCGGAGTTCCGGCGAATGTTCACCGAGTACGCCGAGGAGCTCACGGACCCGGAGAACCGGCGGCGCTACGAGGCGGAGATCACCGCGCTGGAGCGTGAGCGCGGAGTGGACGTGCGGTTCGTGCACCCGCAGCCGGGTCACGTACTGCGCACTAGCCTCGACGGGGCGCGCCGCTGCTTCGTGAACGTGTGCAGCAACGCGCTGGTGGGCGCGCCCAGCAGCCGACCGGGCCCCAGGGGCGCGGCGGCCGGTAGCCAGTGGTCCCTGCCCTACAGCCTGGCTCCCGGCCGCGAGTACGCGGGGGGCCGAGGCACCCGCTACACGGTCTACGACGTGGTCTTCCACCCAGACGCGCTCGCGCTGGCCCGGCGCCACCAGCGCTTCCGCCAGATGCTGGACGCCACGGCACTGGAGGCCGTCGAGAAGCAGTTCGGCGTGAAGCTGGACCGCAGGAATGCCAAGACCCTGAAGATCAAGTACAAGGGGACTCAGGAGGCCGCTGTGCTGCGCACGCCCCTTCCCGGGGGCGTCCCGGCCCGGCCCGAGGAGGAGCCGGAGAGCCCTCTCCCCGATTTCCCCTACCCCTACCGGTGCCCTGCGGCGGCCGGAAACTCAGTGGTCCCCCGaccccaggcgccctctcctccGGAGGCGGTCCTGCAGCCCGCCCCCACAGAGCCTCGCTACAGCGTGGTGCAGCGCCACCACGTGGACCTCCAGGATTACCGCTGCTCCCGGGACTCGGCCCCCAGCCCGGTGCCCCGGGAGCTGGTGGTCACCATCGAGCTGCCGCTGTTGCGCTCGGCCGAGCAGGCGGCGCTGGAGGTGTCGGGAAAGCGGCTGTGCCTCGACTCAAGGAAACCCGACTACCGGCTGCGGCTCTCGCTCCCGTACCCAGTGGACGACAGCCGCGGCAAGGCGCAGTTCAACAAGGCCCGGCGACAGCTGGTGGTCACGCTTCCTGTGGCGCTGCCCCCCGCGCGCCAGGAACCCGCCGTGGCGCCGGAAGAGTCCGTCTGCATGTCCGGAACTGACGGCGCGACCTGCGCTTCCGCTCGCAAGGGGGAGATGAGCCCGGTAGGGGGTTGTGCGGGTGACGGTGGCCCGGATCCCAGGCCACCCGGGGCTGCGGACGCCAGGATCACCACCCCAGCCGCCGCTGCGGAGGAGCTCGTCTCCGAGCCCGAGGAGCAGGACTTGGACGAGCAAGCGGTGTGGACAACGGGCATCGAGGAGGAGCCGCCTACCGTAGCAGGGAACTCACCTGGGGACGGTGGAGGAGGCTCCCCTGGTACTTCATCTGGGGACCTTGACAGGGGTTCTTCTGCAGGAAGAGAGAGTGCTCGTGGAGACCTCGGCGTTGAGACGCGAGTGATCGGGGAAGGCGCGGGCCGGGAGCCCTCAGATCGAGCCATGGGTGGTCCCGGGACCGGCAGCAAGGAACCTTTGTGTCCTCCTTTGCATTGTAATCAGGATGAAGAATCCCTGACTCTGCTAATTCAAGTGCCTCGGATCCAACCGCAAAGTCTTCAAGGGGATGTGAGCCCCTTCCGGTACAAATTAGGCTTCTCCACCCAAGACTTAGtttattattccttctttttgcAATTTGCTCCGGAGAATAAATTGAGTACCAAAGAACCTGTGACTAGTATTTCTTCAAACAATGCAGTGATAGAACTGGCTAAATCGCCAGAGTGCTATGGACATTGGAGAGAGTGGTATTATGGTTTAAACAAGGATTCTTTGGAG gaaagacTGTTTGTCAATGAAGAAAATGTTGATGAGGTTCTTGAAGAGGTCCTGAGCCCTCCATTTAATCAGACAATGTCCTTAACCCCACCATTAATTGAAGTTCTTCAGGTTACTGATAGTAAGATGCAAATTCATGCAAAG TTGCAAGAATGTAGTAACTCTGAACAGCTtcatgaaagggaagaaaaaggcgCTGAAGGAAGTCAtctaactgaaaaagaaaatacagaacatcCTACCACCTCAACTGATTCTGATTCATCTACAGCAGTTAAAGTACTAGAAACAGACAGTTGTGGTTCAGTTGTATGCTTGCAACAAGGGTCTCTTGATGTTTCTCACATGCTGTTTGGAAAGTCTCAGCAACCTGAGTCAAAAATGGAACctgaatttataaaagaaaaaagtcctgtTTACTCAAATGAggaaaaagatgacttaaaagaACGAATgataacagaagagaaagaattagaTGGAGATGACCTATCTTCATTACTAAACAAAACTACAGTTCACAATTTACCTGGTCTTAACAACATAAAAGAAACCAATATGCAGGACGGTAGTGTGCAGTTTATTAAAGATCATGTGACTCAATGCGCATTCAGTTTTCATAATTCTTTGCTATATGACTTGGACTAA
- the DNAAF2 gene encoding protein kintoun isoform X2 codes for MAKAAASSPLEDLDLSGEEVQRLTSAFQDPEFRRMFTEYAEELTDPENRRRYEAEITALERERGVDVRFVHPQPGHVLRTSLDGARRCFVNVCSNALVGAPSSRPGPRGAAAGSQWSLPYSLAPGREYAGGRGTRYTVYDVVFHPDALALARRHQRFRQMLDATALEAVEKQFGVKLDRRNAKTLKIKYKGTQEAAVLRTPLPGGVPARPEEEPESPLPDFPYPYRCPAAAGNSVVPRPQAPSPPEAVLQPAPTEPRYSVVQRHHVDLQDYRCSRDSAPSPVPRELVVTIELPLLRSAEQAALEVSGKRLCLDSRKPDYRLRLSLPYPVDDSRGKAQFNKARRQLVVTLPVALPPARQEPAVAPEESVCMSGTDGATCASARKGEMSPVGGCAGDGGPDPRPPGAADARITTPAAAAEELVSEPEEQDLDEQAVWTTGIEEEPPTVAGNSPGDGGGGSPGTSSGDLDRGSSAGRESARGDLGVETRVIGEGAGREPSDRAMGGPGTGSKEPLCPPLHCNQDEESLTLLIQVPRIQPQSLQGDVSPFRYKLGFSTQDLVYYSFFLQFAPENKLSTKEPVTSISSNNAVIELAKSPECYGHWREWYYGLNKDSLELQECSNSEQLHEREEKGAEGSHLTEKENTEHPTTSTDSDSSTAVKVLETDSCGSVVCLQQGSLDVSHMLFGKSQQPESKMEPEFIKEKSPVYSNEEKDDLKERMITEEKELDGDDLSSLLNKTTVHNLPGLNNIKETNMQDGSVQFIKDHVTQCAFSFHNSLLYDLD; via the exons ATGGCCAAGGCGGCAGCCTCTTCGCCGCTGGAGGACTTGGACCTGAGCGGAGAGGAGGTCCAGCGGCTCACCTCAGCCTTCCAGGACCCGGAGTTCCGGCGAATGTTCACCGAGTACGCCGAGGAGCTCACGGACCCGGAGAACCGGCGGCGCTACGAGGCGGAGATCACCGCGCTGGAGCGTGAGCGCGGAGTGGACGTGCGGTTCGTGCACCCGCAGCCGGGTCACGTACTGCGCACTAGCCTCGACGGGGCGCGCCGCTGCTTCGTGAACGTGTGCAGCAACGCGCTGGTGGGCGCGCCCAGCAGCCGACCGGGCCCCAGGGGCGCGGCGGCCGGTAGCCAGTGGTCCCTGCCCTACAGCCTGGCTCCCGGCCGCGAGTACGCGGGGGGCCGAGGCACCCGCTACACGGTCTACGACGTGGTCTTCCACCCAGACGCGCTCGCGCTGGCCCGGCGCCACCAGCGCTTCCGCCAGATGCTGGACGCCACGGCACTGGAGGCCGTCGAGAAGCAGTTCGGCGTGAAGCTGGACCGCAGGAATGCCAAGACCCTGAAGATCAAGTACAAGGGGACTCAGGAGGCCGCTGTGCTGCGCACGCCCCTTCCCGGGGGCGTCCCGGCCCGGCCCGAGGAGGAGCCGGAGAGCCCTCTCCCCGATTTCCCCTACCCCTACCGGTGCCCTGCGGCGGCCGGAAACTCAGTGGTCCCCCGaccccaggcgccctctcctccGGAGGCGGTCCTGCAGCCCGCCCCCACAGAGCCTCGCTACAGCGTGGTGCAGCGCCACCACGTGGACCTCCAGGATTACCGCTGCTCCCGGGACTCGGCCCCCAGCCCGGTGCCCCGGGAGCTGGTGGTCACCATCGAGCTGCCGCTGTTGCGCTCGGCCGAGCAGGCGGCGCTGGAGGTGTCGGGAAAGCGGCTGTGCCTCGACTCAAGGAAACCCGACTACCGGCTGCGGCTCTCGCTCCCGTACCCAGTGGACGACAGCCGCGGCAAGGCGCAGTTCAACAAGGCCCGGCGACAGCTGGTGGTCACGCTTCCTGTGGCGCTGCCCCCCGCGCGCCAGGAACCCGCCGTGGCGCCGGAAGAGTCCGTCTGCATGTCCGGAACTGACGGCGCGACCTGCGCTTCCGCTCGCAAGGGGGAGATGAGCCCGGTAGGGGGTTGTGCGGGTGACGGTGGCCCGGATCCCAGGCCACCCGGGGCTGCGGACGCCAGGATCACCACCCCAGCCGCCGCTGCGGAGGAGCTCGTCTCCGAGCCCGAGGAGCAGGACTTGGACGAGCAAGCGGTGTGGACAACGGGCATCGAGGAGGAGCCGCCTACCGTAGCAGGGAACTCACCTGGGGACGGTGGAGGAGGCTCCCCTGGTACTTCATCTGGGGACCTTGACAGGGGTTCTTCTGCAGGAAGAGAGAGTGCTCGTGGAGACCTCGGCGTTGAGACGCGAGTGATCGGGGAAGGCGCGGGCCGGGAGCCCTCAGATCGAGCCATGGGTGGTCCCGGGACCGGCAGCAAGGAACCTTTGTGTCCTCCTTTGCATTGTAATCAGGATGAAGAATCCCTGACTCTGCTAATTCAAGTGCCTCGGATCCAACCGCAAAGTCTTCAAGGGGATGTGAGCCCCTTCCGGTACAAATTAGGCTTCTCCACCCAAGACTTAGtttattattccttctttttgcAATTTGCTCCGGAGAATAAATTGAGTACCAAAGAACCTGTGACTAGTATTTCTTCAAACAATGCAGTGATAGAACTGGCTAAATCGCCAGAGTGCTATGGACATTGGAGAGAGTGGTATTATGGTTTAAACAAGGATTCTTTGGAG TTGCAAGAATGTAGTAACTCTGAACAGCTtcatgaaagggaagaaaaaggcgCTGAAGGAAGTCAtctaactgaaaaagaaaatacagaacatcCTACCACCTCAACTGATTCTGATTCATCTACAGCAGTTAAAGTACTAGAAACAGACAGTTGTGGTTCAGTTGTATGCTTGCAACAAGGGTCTCTTGATGTTTCTCACATGCTGTTTGGAAAGTCTCAGCAACCTGAGTCAAAAATGGAACctgaatttataaaagaaaaaagtcctgtTTACTCAAATGAggaaaaagatgacttaaaagaACGAATgataacagaagagaaagaattagaTGGAGATGACCTATCTTCATTACTAAACAAAACTACAGTTCACAATTTACCTGGTCTTAACAACATAAAAGAAACCAATATGCAGGACGGTAGTGTGCAGTTTATTAAAGATCATGTGACTCAATGCGCATTCAGTTTTCATAATTCTTTGCTATATGACTTGGACTAA
- the MGAT2 gene encoding alpha-1,6-mannosyl-glycoprotein 2-beta-N-acetylglucosaminyltransferase — translation MRFRIYKRKVLILTLVVAACGFVLWSSNGRQRKNEALAPPLLDAELARGAGGRGGDHYAVSVGIRRVSNESAAPLVPAAPQPEADNLTLRYRSLVYQLNFDQTLRNVDKAGSWAPRELVLVVQVHNRPDYLRLLLDSLRKAQGIDNVLVIFSHDFWSTEINQLIAGVDFCPVLQVFFPFSIQLYPSEFPGSDPRDCPRDLEKNAALKMGCINAEYPDSFGHYREAKFSQTKHHWWWKLHFVWERVKILRDYAGLILFLEEDHYLAPDFYHVFKKMWKLKQEECPECDVLSLGTYTAIRSFHGIADKVDVKTWKSTEHNMGLALTRGAYQKLIECTDTFCTYDDYNWDWTLQYLTVSCLPKFWKVLVPQVPRIFHAGDCGMHHKKTCRPSTQSAQIESLLNNNKQYLFPETLIISEKFVAAISPPRKNGGWGDIRDHELCKSYRRLQ, via the coding sequence ATGAGGTTCCGCATCTATAAGCGGAAGGTGCTGATCCTGACGCTCGTGGTGGCCGCCTGCGGCTTCGTCCTCTGGAGCAGCAATGGGCGACAAAGGAAGAACGAGGCCCTCGCCCCGCCGCTGCTGGACGCCGAGCTCGCGCGAGGAGCGGGCGGCCGGGGTGGGGACCATTATGCTGTGTCCGTGGGCATCCGCCGGGTCTCCAACGAGTCGGCGGCTCCTCTGGTCCCGGCGGCCCCGCAGCCCGAGGCGGACAACCTGACGCTGCGGTACAGGTCCTTGGTGTACCAGCTGAACTTTGACCAGACGCTGAGGAATGTAGATAAGGCCGGCTCCTGGGCTCCCCGAGAGCTGGTGCTGGTGGTCCAGGTGCATAACCGGCCGGATTACCTCAGACTGCTGCTGGACTCACTCCGAAAAGCCCAGGGCATTGACAACGTCCTCGTCATCTTTAGCCATGACTTCTGGTCGACAGAGATCAATCAGCTGATCGCTGGGGTGGATTTCTGTCCGGTTCTGCAGGTgttctttcctttcagcattCAGTTGTACCCCAGCGAGTTTCCAGGCAGCGACCCCAGAGATTGCCCCAGAGACCTGGAGAAGAATGCAGCGTTGAAGATGGGATGCATTAATGCTGAGTATCCCGACTCCTTTGGCCATTACAGGGAGGCCAAGTTCTCCCAAACCAAACACCATTGGTGGTGGAAGCTGCATTTTGTATGGGAAAGAGTCAAAATTCTTCGAGACTATGCTGGCCTCATACTTTTCCTAGAGGAGGATCACTACTTAGCCCCAGACTTTTACCATGTCTTTAAAAAGATGTGGAAGTTAAAGCAGGAAGAGTGTCCTGAGTGTGATGTTCTCTCCCTGGGGACCTATACGGCCATTCGCAGTTTCCATGGCATTGCTGACAAGGTAGATGTGAAAACTTGGAAATCCACAGAGCACAATATGGGTCTAGCCTTGACCCGGGGTGCATATCAGAAGCTGATCGAGTGCACAGACACTTTCTGTACTTATGATGATTATAACTGGGACTGGACTCTTCAATATTTAACTGTATCTTGTCTTCCAAAATTCTGGAAAGTGCTGGTTCCTCAAGTTCCTAGAATATTTCATGCTGGAGACTGTGGTATGCACCACAAGAAAACCTGTAGACCATCCACCCAGAGTGCCCAAATTGAGTCACTCTTAAATAATAACAAACAGTACTTGTTTCCAGAAACTCTAATTATCAGTGAGAAGTTTGTGGCAGCCATTTCCCCACCTAGGAAAAATGGAGGGTGGGGAGATATTAGGGACCATGAACTCTGTAAAAGTTATAGAAGACTGCAGTGA
- the RPL36AL gene encoding 60S ribosomal protein L36a-like, which translates to MVNVPKTRRTFCKKCGKHQPHKVTQYKKGKDSLYAQGKRRYDRKQSGYGGQTKPIFRKKAKTTKKIVLRLECVEPNCRSKRMLAIKRCKHFELGGDKKRKGQVIQF; encoded by the coding sequence ATGGTCAACGTTCCTAAAACCCGAAGGACTTTCTGTAAGAAGTGTGGAAAGCATCAGCCTCACAAAGTAACCCAGTATAAGAAGGGCAAGGATTCCCTTTATGCCCAGGGAAAGAGACGCTATGATCGGAAGCAGAGTGGCTATGGTGGGCAGACAAAGCCAATTTTCCGGAAGAAGGCTAAAACCACAAAGAAGATTGTGCTGCGGCTTGAATGTGTTGAACCTAACTGCAGGTCCAAGAGGATGCTGGCCATTAAGAGATGCAAGCATTTTGAATTGGGAGGAGATAAGAAGAGAAAGGGTCAAGTGATCCAGTTCTAA